The following proteins come from a genomic window of Acinonyx jubatus isolate Ajub_Pintada_27869175 chromosome C1, VMU_Ajub_asm_v1.0, whole genome shotgun sequence:
- the SSX2IP gene encoding afadin- and alpha-actinin-binding protein isoform X4, translating to MCTVFSVPSAQRRILNKVFHILISCLITNFEENIFSYQELTTFGFPSLYEESKGKDTKRELNIVAVLNCMNELLVLQRKNLLAQENVETQNLKLGSDMDHLQNCYAKLKEQLETSRREMIGLQERDRQLQCKNRNLHQLLKNEKDEVQKLQNIIASRATQYNHDMKRKEREYNKLKERLHQLVMNKKDKKIAMEVLNYVGRADGKRGSWRTGKTEASFFLRNEDEMYKILLNDYEYRQKQILMENAELKKVLQQMKKEMISLLSPQKQKPRERADDSTGTVISDAEEDAGELSRESMWDLSCETVREQLTNSIRKQWRILKSHVEKLDNQVSKVHLEGFNDEDVISRQDHEQETEKLELEIQQCKEMIKTQQQLLQQQLATACDDDTTSLLRDCYLLEEKERLKEEWSLFREQKKNFEKERRSFTEAAIRLGLERKAFEEERASWLKQQFLNMTTFDHQNSENVKLFSAFSGSSDRDSLTMHSRPRQKKPQNMSNGSPVCTSKLTKSLPASPSTSDFCQTRSCASEHSSVNVLNITPEETKPNQVGRECANQKWSMASRPESQEGCYSGCSLTYTNSHVEKDDLP from the exons ATGTGCACAGTTTTTTCAGTGCCTTCTGCACAGAGGAGAATATTGAACAAAGTGTTTCATATCTTgatcag TTGTCTGATAACCAACTTTgaggaaaacattttctcctaCCAGGAATTGACTACTTTCGGTTTTCCTTCATTATATGAAGAATCCAAAGgtaaagacacaaagagagaatTAAATATAGTTGCTGTTTTAAATTGTATGAATGAGCTACTTGTACTTCAGCGGAAGAACCTTCTAGCTCAGGAAAAtgtagaaacacagaatctgaaactgggaAGTGATATGGACCATCTGCAGAACTGCTATGCAAAACTTAAG GAACAACTGGAAACCTCCAGGAGAGAAATGATTGGGCTTCAGGAAAGAGACAGACAATTACAGTGCAAGAACCGGAATTTGCATCAgctactgaaaaatgaaaaagatgaa gtacaaaaattacaaaatatcatTGCAAGTAGAGCTACTCAATATAATCATGATATGAAGAGAAAAGAACgtgaatataataaattaaaggaGCGTCTGCATCAACTTGTTATGAAcaagaaggataaaaaaatag CTATGGAAGTTTTAAATTATGTGGGGAGAGCTGATGGAAAAAGAGGCTCCTGGAGGACGGGTAAAACTGAGGCCAG TTTCTTTCTCAGGAATGAAGatgaaatgtataaaattctCTTGAATGATTATGAATATCGTCAGAAACAAATCCTAATGGAAAATGCTGAACTTAAGAAGGTTCTTCagcaaatgaaaaaggaaatgatttctcttctttctccccaaaaGCAGAAACCTAGAGAAAGAGCAGATGATAGTACAGGAACT GTTATCTCTGATGCTGAGGAAGATGCTGGGGAACTGAGTAGGGAGAGTATGTGGGACCTTTCCTGTGAAACTGTGAGAGAGCAGCTTACCAACAGCATCAGAAAACAGTGGAGAATTTTGAAAAGTCATGTAGAAAAGCTTGATAACCAAG TTTCAAAGGTACACTTAGAAGGTTTCAATGATGAAGACGTAATCTCACGACAAGACCACGaacaagaaactgaaaaactCGAGTTGGAAATTCAACAGtgtaaagaaatgattaaaactCAGCAGCAGCTTTTACAG caGCAGCTTGCTACTGCATGTGATGATGACACCACTTCATTGCTTCGAGACTGCTACTTGTTGGAAGAAAAGGAGCGCCTCAAGGAAGAGTGGTCCCTATTTAGAgagcaaaaaaagaattttgaaaaggaaagacgAAGCTTTACAGAAGCGGCTATCCGCCTAGGATTGGAG AGAAAGgcatttgaagaagaaagagcCAGTTGGTTAAAGCAACAGTTTTTAAATATGACTACCTTTGACCACCAGAACTCAGAAAATGTGAAACTTTTCAGTGCCTTCTCAGGAA GTTCTGATCGGGACAGTCTTACAATGCACTCAAGGCCACGGCAAAAGAAGCCTCAGAATATGTCTAACGGGTCTCCAGTTTGCACATCTAAACTTACGAAGTCTCTTCCCGCTTCTCCTTCTACTTCAGACTTTTGCCAGACACGTTCCTGTGCATCTGAACATAG TTCAGTCAACGTACTGAATATAACTCCTGAAGAAACTAAACCAAATCAGGTTGGAAGAGAATGTGCAAATCAGAAGTGGAGCATGGCATCGAGACCTGAGTCACAGGAAGGTTGCTATAGTGGGTGCTCCTTGACCTACACCAACTCCCATGTAGAAAAAGATGACTTACCTTAG
- the SSX2IP gene encoding afadin- and alpha-actinin-binding protein isoform X3: MGEWMTVTDPDLSSESKNICQYTSETKMSPSSLYSQQVLCSSIPSSKNVHSFFSAFCTEENIEQSVSYLDQELTTFGFPSLYEESKGKDTKRELNIVAVLNCMNELLVLQRKNLLAQENVETQNLKLGSDMDHLQNCYAKLKEQLETSRREMIGLQERDRQLQCKNRNLHQLLKNEKDEVQKLQNIIASRATQYNHDMKRKEREYNKLKERLHQLVMNKKDKKIAMEVLNYVGRADGKRGSWRTGKTEARNEDEMYKILLNDYEYRQKQILMENAELKKVLQQMKKEMISLLSPQKQKPRERADDSTGTVISDAEEDAGELSRESMWDLSCETVREQLTNSIRKQWRILKSHVEKLDNQVSKVHLEGFNDEDVISRQDHEQETEKLELEIQQCKEMIKTQQQLLQQQLATACDDDTTSLLRDCYLLEEKERLKEEWSLFREQKKNFEKERRSFTEAAIRLGLERKAFEEERASWLKQQFLNMTTFDHQNSENVKLFSAFSGSSDRDSLTMHSRPRQKKPQNMSNGSPVCTSKLTKSLPASPSTSDFCQTRSCASEHSSVNVLNITPEETKPNQVGRECANQKWSMASRPESQEGCYSGCSLTYTNSHVEKDDLP; the protein is encoded by the exons ATGGGAGAGTGGATGACTGTTACAGATCCAGATCTGTCTTCAG aaagcaaaaatatctGTCAATATACCTCAGAAACAAAGATGTCTCCATCAAGTTTATACTCACAGCAAGTGCTATGTTCTTCAATACCTTCATCAAAAAATGTGCACAGTTTTTTCAGTGCCTTCTGCACAGAGGAGAATATTGAACAAAGTGTTTCATATCTTgatcag GAATTGACTACTTTCGGTTTTCCTTCATTATATGAAGAATCCAAAGgtaaagacacaaagagagaatTAAATATAGTTGCTGTTTTAAATTGTATGAATGAGCTACTTGTACTTCAGCGGAAGAACCTTCTAGCTCAGGAAAAtgtagaaacacagaatctgaaactgggaAGTGATATGGACCATCTGCAGAACTGCTATGCAAAACTTAAG GAACAACTGGAAACCTCCAGGAGAGAAATGATTGGGCTTCAGGAAAGAGACAGACAATTACAGTGCAAGAACCGGAATTTGCATCAgctactgaaaaatgaaaaagatgaa gtacaaaaattacaaaatatcatTGCAAGTAGAGCTACTCAATATAATCATGATATGAAGAGAAAAGAACgtgaatataataaattaaaggaGCGTCTGCATCAACTTGTTATGAAcaagaaggataaaaaaatag CTATGGAAGTTTTAAATTATGTGGGGAGAGCTGATGGAAAAAGAGGCTCCTGGAGGACGGGTAAAACTGAGGCCAG GAATGAAGatgaaatgtataaaattctCTTGAATGATTATGAATATCGTCAGAAACAAATCCTAATGGAAAATGCTGAACTTAAGAAGGTTCTTCagcaaatgaaaaaggaaatgatttctcttctttctccccaaaaGCAGAAACCTAGAGAAAGAGCAGATGATAGTACAGGAACT GTTATCTCTGATGCTGAGGAAGATGCTGGGGAACTGAGTAGGGAGAGTATGTGGGACCTTTCCTGTGAAACTGTGAGAGAGCAGCTTACCAACAGCATCAGAAAACAGTGGAGAATTTTGAAAAGTCATGTAGAAAAGCTTGATAACCAAG TTTCAAAGGTACACTTAGAAGGTTTCAATGATGAAGACGTAATCTCACGACAAGACCACGaacaagaaactgaaaaactCGAGTTGGAAATTCAACAGtgtaaagaaatgattaaaactCAGCAGCAGCTTTTACAG caGCAGCTTGCTACTGCATGTGATGATGACACCACTTCATTGCTTCGAGACTGCTACTTGTTGGAAGAAAAGGAGCGCCTCAAGGAAGAGTGGTCCCTATTTAGAgagcaaaaaaagaattttgaaaaggaaagacgAAGCTTTACAGAAGCGGCTATCCGCCTAGGATTGGAG AGAAAGgcatttgaagaagaaagagcCAGTTGGTTAAAGCAACAGTTTTTAAATATGACTACCTTTGACCACCAGAACTCAGAAAATGTGAAACTTTTCAGTGCCTTCTCAGGAA GTTCTGATCGGGACAGTCTTACAATGCACTCAAGGCCACGGCAAAAGAAGCCTCAGAATATGTCTAACGGGTCTCCAGTTTGCACATCTAAACTTACGAAGTCTCTTCCCGCTTCTCCTTCTACTTCAGACTTTTGCCAGACACGTTCCTGTGCATCTGAACATAG TTCAGTCAACGTACTGAATATAACTCCTGAAGAAACTAAACCAAATCAGGTTGGAAGAGAATGTGCAAATCAGAAGTGGAGCATGGCATCGAGACCTGAGTCACAGGAAGGTTGCTATAGTGGGTGCTCCTTGACCTACACCAACTCCCATGTAGAAAAAGATGACTTACCTTAG
- the SSX2IP gene encoding afadin- and alpha-actinin-binding protein isoform X1 → MGEWMTVTDPDLSSESKNICQYTSETKMSPSSLYSQQVLCSSIPSSKNVHSFFSAFCTEENIEQSVSYLDQELTTFGFPSLYEESKGKDTKRELNIVAVLNCMNELLVLQRKNLLAQENVETQNLKLGSDMDHLQNCYAKLKEQLETSRREMIGLQERDRQLQCKNRNLHQLLKNEKDEVQKLQNIIASRATQYNHDMKRKEREYNKLKERLHQLVMNKKDKKIAMEVLNYVGRADGKRGSWRTGKTEASFFLRNEDEMYKILLNDYEYRQKQILMENAELKKVLQQMKKEMISLLSPQKQKPRERADDSTGTVISDAEEDAGELSRESMWDLSCETVREQLTNSIRKQWRILKSHVEKLDNQVSKVHLEGFNDEDVISRQDHEQETEKLELEIQQCKEMIKTQQQLLQQQLATACDDDTTSLLRDCYLLEEKERLKEEWSLFREQKKNFEKERRSFTEAAIRLGLERKAFEEERASWLKQQFLNMTTFDHQNSENVKLFSAFSGSSDRDSLTMHSRPRQKKPQNMSNGSPVCTSKLTKSLPASPSTSDFCQTRSCASEHSSVNVLNITPEETKPNQVGRECANQKWSMASRPESQEGCYSGCSLTYTNSHVEKDDLP, encoded by the exons ATGGGAGAGTGGATGACTGTTACAGATCCAGATCTGTCTTCAG aaagcaaaaatatctGTCAATATACCTCAGAAACAAAGATGTCTCCATCAAGTTTATACTCACAGCAAGTGCTATGTTCTTCAATACCTTCATCAAAAAATGTGCACAGTTTTTTCAGTGCCTTCTGCACAGAGGAGAATATTGAACAAAGTGTTTCATATCTTgatcag GAATTGACTACTTTCGGTTTTCCTTCATTATATGAAGAATCCAAAGgtaaagacacaaagagagaatTAAATATAGTTGCTGTTTTAAATTGTATGAATGAGCTACTTGTACTTCAGCGGAAGAACCTTCTAGCTCAGGAAAAtgtagaaacacagaatctgaaactgggaAGTGATATGGACCATCTGCAGAACTGCTATGCAAAACTTAAG GAACAACTGGAAACCTCCAGGAGAGAAATGATTGGGCTTCAGGAAAGAGACAGACAATTACAGTGCAAGAACCGGAATTTGCATCAgctactgaaaaatgaaaaagatgaa gtacaaaaattacaaaatatcatTGCAAGTAGAGCTACTCAATATAATCATGATATGAAGAGAAAAGAACgtgaatataataaattaaaggaGCGTCTGCATCAACTTGTTATGAAcaagaaggataaaaaaatag CTATGGAAGTTTTAAATTATGTGGGGAGAGCTGATGGAAAAAGAGGCTCCTGGAGGACGGGTAAAACTGAGGCCAG TTTCTTTCTCAGGAATGAAGatgaaatgtataaaattctCTTGAATGATTATGAATATCGTCAGAAACAAATCCTAATGGAAAATGCTGAACTTAAGAAGGTTCTTCagcaaatgaaaaaggaaatgatttctcttctttctccccaaaaGCAGAAACCTAGAGAAAGAGCAGATGATAGTACAGGAACT GTTATCTCTGATGCTGAGGAAGATGCTGGGGAACTGAGTAGGGAGAGTATGTGGGACCTTTCCTGTGAAACTGTGAGAGAGCAGCTTACCAACAGCATCAGAAAACAGTGGAGAATTTTGAAAAGTCATGTAGAAAAGCTTGATAACCAAG TTTCAAAGGTACACTTAGAAGGTTTCAATGATGAAGACGTAATCTCACGACAAGACCACGaacaagaaactgaaaaactCGAGTTGGAAATTCAACAGtgtaaagaaatgattaaaactCAGCAGCAGCTTTTACAG caGCAGCTTGCTACTGCATGTGATGATGACACCACTTCATTGCTTCGAGACTGCTACTTGTTGGAAGAAAAGGAGCGCCTCAAGGAAGAGTGGTCCCTATTTAGAgagcaaaaaaagaattttgaaaaggaaagacgAAGCTTTACAGAAGCGGCTATCCGCCTAGGATTGGAG AGAAAGgcatttgaagaagaaagagcCAGTTGGTTAAAGCAACAGTTTTTAAATATGACTACCTTTGACCACCAGAACTCAGAAAATGTGAAACTTTTCAGTGCCTTCTCAGGAA GTTCTGATCGGGACAGTCTTACAATGCACTCAAGGCCACGGCAAAAGAAGCCTCAGAATATGTCTAACGGGTCTCCAGTTTGCACATCTAAACTTACGAAGTCTCTTCCCGCTTCTCCTTCTACTTCAGACTTTTGCCAGACACGTTCCTGTGCATCTGAACATAG TTCAGTCAACGTACTGAATATAACTCCTGAAGAAACTAAACCAAATCAGGTTGGAAGAGAATGTGCAAATCAGAAGTGGAGCATGGCATCGAGACCTGAGTCACAGGAAGGTTGCTATAGTGGGTGCTCCTTGACCTACACCAACTCCCATGTAGAAAAAGATGACTTACCTTAG
- the SSX2IP gene encoding afadin- and alpha-actinin-binding protein isoform X2 has protein sequence MGEWMTVTDPDLSSESKNICQYTSETKMSPSSLYSQQVLCSSIPSSKNVHSFFSAFCTEENIEQSVSYLDQELTTFGFPSLYEESKGKDTKRELNIVAVLNCMNELLVLQRKNLLAQENVETQNLKLGSDMDHLQNCYAKLKEQLETSRREMIGLQERDRQLQCKNRNLHQLLKNEKDEVQKLQNIIASRATQYNHDMKRKEREYNKLKERLHQLVMNKKDKKIAMEVLNYVGRADGKRGSWRTGKTEASFFLRNEDEMYKILLNDYEYRQKQILMENAELKKVLQQMKKEMISLLSPQKQKPRERADDSTGTVISDAEEDAGELSRESMWDLSCETVREQLTNSIRKQWRILKSHVEKLDNQVSKVHLEGFNDEDVISRQDHEQETEKLELEIQQCKEMIKTQQQLLQQLATACDDDTTSLLRDCYLLEEKERLKEEWSLFREQKKNFEKERRSFTEAAIRLGLERKAFEEERASWLKQQFLNMTTFDHQNSENVKLFSAFSGSSDRDSLTMHSRPRQKKPQNMSNGSPVCTSKLTKSLPASPSTSDFCQTRSCASEHSSVNVLNITPEETKPNQVGRECANQKWSMASRPESQEGCYSGCSLTYTNSHVEKDDLP, from the exons ATGGGAGAGTGGATGACTGTTACAGATCCAGATCTGTCTTCAG aaagcaaaaatatctGTCAATATACCTCAGAAACAAAGATGTCTCCATCAAGTTTATACTCACAGCAAGTGCTATGTTCTTCAATACCTTCATCAAAAAATGTGCACAGTTTTTTCAGTGCCTTCTGCACAGAGGAGAATATTGAACAAAGTGTTTCATATCTTgatcag GAATTGACTACTTTCGGTTTTCCTTCATTATATGAAGAATCCAAAGgtaaagacacaaagagagaatTAAATATAGTTGCTGTTTTAAATTGTATGAATGAGCTACTTGTACTTCAGCGGAAGAACCTTCTAGCTCAGGAAAAtgtagaaacacagaatctgaaactgggaAGTGATATGGACCATCTGCAGAACTGCTATGCAAAACTTAAG GAACAACTGGAAACCTCCAGGAGAGAAATGATTGGGCTTCAGGAAAGAGACAGACAATTACAGTGCAAGAACCGGAATTTGCATCAgctactgaaaaatgaaaaagatgaa gtacaaaaattacaaaatatcatTGCAAGTAGAGCTACTCAATATAATCATGATATGAAGAGAAAAGAACgtgaatataataaattaaaggaGCGTCTGCATCAACTTGTTATGAAcaagaaggataaaaaaatag CTATGGAAGTTTTAAATTATGTGGGGAGAGCTGATGGAAAAAGAGGCTCCTGGAGGACGGGTAAAACTGAGGCCAG TTTCTTTCTCAGGAATGAAGatgaaatgtataaaattctCTTGAATGATTATGAATATCGTCAGAAACAAATCCTAATGGAAAATGCTGAACTTAAGAAGGTTCTTCagcaaatgaaaaaggaaatgatttctcttctttctccccaaaaGCAGAAACCTAGAGAAAGAGCAGATGATAGTACAGGAACT GTTATCTCTGATGCTGAGGAAGATGCTGGGGAACTGAGTAGGGAGAGTATGTGGGACCTTTCCTGTGAAACTGTGAGAGAGCAGCTTACCAACAGCATCAGAAAACAGTGGAGAATTTTGAAAAGTCATGTAGAAAAGCTTGATAACCAAG TTTCAAAGGTACACTTAGAAGGTTTCAATGATGAAGACGTAATCTCACGACAAGACCACGaacaagaaactgaaaaactCGAGTTGGAAATTCAACAGtgtaaagaaatgattaaaactCAGCAGCAGCTTTTACAG CAGCTTGCTACTGCATGTGATGATGACACCACTTCATTGCTTCGAGACTGCTACTTGTTGGAAGAAAAGGAGCGCCTCAAGGAAGAGTGGTCCCTATTTAGAgagcaaaaaaagaattttgaaaaggaaagacgAAGCTTTACAGAAGCGGCTATCCGCCTAGGATTGGAG AGAAAGgcatttgaagaagaaagagcCAGTTGGTTAAAGCAACAGTTTTTAAATATGACTACCTTTGACCACCAGAACTCAGAAAATGTGAAACTTTTCAGTGCCTTCTCAGGAA GTTCTGATCGGGACAGTCTTACAATGCACTCAAGGCCACGGCAAAAGAAGCCTCAGAATATGTCTAACGGGTCTCCAGTTTGCACATCTAAACTTACGAAGTCTCTTCCCGCTTCTCCTTCTACTTCAGACTTTTGCCAGACACGTTCCTGTGCATCTGAACATAG TTCAGTCAACGTACTGAATATAACTCCTGAAGAAACTAAACCAAATCAGGTTGGAAGAGAATGTGCAAATCAGAAGTGGAGCATGGCATCGAGACCTGAGTCACAGGAAGGTTGCTATAGTGGGTGCTCCTTGACCTACACCAACTCCCATGTAGAAAAAGATGACTTACCTTAG